The Euphorbia lathyris chromosome 8, ddEupLath1.1, whole genome shotgun sequence genome has a window encoding:
- the LOC136202292 gene encoding nicotianamine synthase-like — protein sequence MASSQNSNIETQTSADQLLVAHIKQDYDNILKLDSLRPSKQVNSLFSHLVSLCIPPSTIDINSLSPEEQEMRKRLIDLSGRAEALLELEFASLLIKMHQPLNNLNLFPYYGNYLKLADMENTILAENGVLKPKKVAFVGSGPMPLTSLVMATHHLKSSHFDNYDIDEVANGVARQIVSSDDDLEKRMKFVTCDIMEVKEKLSEYDCIFLAALVGMSKEEKVKIIEHIKKYMKEGGVLLVRSADGARAFLYPVIDEKDLVGFQLLSIFHPKRCNQLGYACT from the coding sequence ATGGCTTCTTCCCAAAACTCCAACATTGAAACCCAAACATCAGCTGATCAGCTTCTCGTAGCTCACATAAAGCAAGACTACGATAACATTTTGAAGCTTGATTCTTTAAGGCCTTCAAAGCAGGTTAACAGTCTCTTTTCACACCTTGTATCCCTATGTATTCCACCTTCAACCATAGACATCAACTCTTTATCCCCAGAGGAACAAGAAATGCGAAAACGCCTCATCGATCTCTCCGGCCGCGCTGAAGCTCTATTGGAGCTTGAATTTGCATCCTTGTTGATCAAAATGCATCAACCCTTGAACAACCTTAATCTGTTCCCATACTATGGTAACTACCTGAAGTTAGCAGACATGGAGAACACAATCCTAGCTGAAAATGGGGTTTTGAAGCCTAAGAAGGTAGCCTTTGTAGGTTCAGGTCCAATGCCTTTAACTTCTCTTGTAATGGCTACACATCATCTTAAATCATCTCATTTTGATAATTATGACATTGATGAGGTAGCTAATGGTGTGGCTAGACAAATTGTGAGTTCAGATGATGATCTAGAGAAGAGAATGAAGTTTGTGACATGTGATATAATGGAAGTGAAAGAGAAACTGAGTGAATATGATTGTATATTCTTGGCAGCTTTGGTTGGGATGAGCAAAGAAGAGAAAGTCAAGATTATTGAACATATAAAGAAATATATGAAAGAGGGTGGTGTTTTGCTTGTAAGAAGTGCAGATGGAGCTAGAGCTTTTCTTTACCCAGTTATTGATGAAAAGGACTTAGTTGGATTTCAGCTTCTTTCCATCTTTCACCCTAAAAGATGTAATCAACTCGGTTATGCTTGTACGTAA
- the LOC136202862 gene encoding probable xyloglucan endotransglucosylase/hydrolase protein 23, translating into MKLQQLIPVLMINILLAPISAGNFYQDFMVNWGNAKIEENGELLTLALDEASGSGFQSINEYLFGKIDMQLKLVPGNSAGTVTAYYLSSKGSNWDEIDFEFLGNLSGDPYILHTNVFSQGKGNREQQFYLWFDPTADFHTYSILWNPQHIIFSVDGIPIREFKNLESIGVPFPKNQPMKIYSSLWNADNWATRGGLVKIDWSQAPFYASYRNFNANACYMNNGESSCNSEESPEWLFDFARQGQMKWVQDHYMIYNYCKDSPRFPQGLPAECYVSN; encoded by the exons ATGAAATTACAGCAACTAATCCCGGTGTTAATGATTAACATCTTGTTGGCTCCTATTTCTGCCGGTAACTTTTACCAGGATTTCATGGTAAATTGGGGCAATGCTAAGATAGAAGAAAATGGTGAACTTCTCACACTTGCTCTTGATGAAGCATCTGGCTCTGGATTTCAGTCCATAAATGAGTATTTATTTggcaaaattgatatgcaactCAAGCTTGTTCCTGGCAATTCTGCTGGCACTGTCACTGCTTACTAT TTATCCTCAAAAGGGTCTAATTGGGATGAAATAGACTTTGAATTTTTGGGGAATTTAAGTGGAGATCCATACATTCTTCACACTAATGTATTTAGCCAAGGTAAAGGCAACAGAGAGCAGCAGTTCTATTTGTGGTTTGATCCAACTGCTGATTTCCACACCTACTCCATTCTCTGGAATCCTCAGCATATAAT ATTCTCAGTGGATGGGATTCCAATTAGAGAATTCAAGAACTTAGAATCAATTGGTGTTCCATTTCCAAAGAATCAACCAATGAAGATTTACTCAAGTTTATGGAATGCAGATAATTGGGCAACAAGAGGTGGACTAGTTAAGATAGATTGGAGCCAAGCACCTTTCTATGCCTCCTATAGAAACTTCAATGCAAATGCTTGTTATATGAACAATGGAGAATCTTCTTGCAATTCAGAAGAATCTCCTGAATGGCTATTTGATTTTGCAAGACAAGGTCAGATGAAATGGGTTCAAGATCATTACATGATTTACAATTATTGCAAAGATTCTCCTAGATTCCCTCAAGGCTTACCTGCTGAATGCTATGTGTCTAACTAA